The Pseudomonas sp. MM223 genome segment ACGGGGTGGTGTCAAAGCTTCCGGACGGTTGCCCCCTGGTCCGCAGGATCAGAAGTCGTAGCGCAGCGTCACCGTGGCGTTACGCGGGGCACCGTAGTGACCATAGCTGCCAGCCATGCCGGCGTAGTACTTCTTGTCGAAGAGGTTGTTGACGTTCAACGTGGCGGCAAGGTTATCGTTGATCTTGTAGCGTGCCATCAAGCTGGTGACGAAGTAGTCATCTTGGGTGACATGACTGTTGTAGCGCGCATATTGCAGCGTGGACTTGGAATTCCAGTTCACGCCACCTCCCATGGTCAGCCTCTCCCAGTCACCTGGCAGGCGATAGGTGTTCCAAAAGCGGAACGTGTCCATTGGCAGCTGAGTGGTCAGCCTGTTGCCAGCAGCATCCTCGGTGCGGGAGTGACTGTAACCGGCGAATACATTCCAACCGGGCAGCACTTCACCCGAGAGCTCTAGGTCCACACCTTTGGTTTCCGCACCATCAACCGCCTTGTACGCGTTGCCGCCGTTCGGCGCACGTTCGGTGGTCTCCTCGGCGAAGTTGTCCCTTTGGACCAGGTAGACGGCAACGTTGGCGTTCAGGCGGCCATTCAGGAATTCGCCTTTCCAGCCCATTTCGTAGTTCTTGCCGACCTCCGGGTCAAGTGGCTTGCCACTGGCGTCGATATTGCTCTGCGGCTTGAAGATGTCGGTATAGCTGACGTACACCGACTGCTCATCTGTCAGGTCGTAGACCAGGCCTGCATACGGCGTCACCACACCATGTTCTTTCATGTTGTAGGTGCTCGGCGCGTTAGGGCTATCGATGATGCCAAGGCTATAGTCGAAGCGATAGTCGGACGCCCGCGCGCCCAGAATCAGGTGCAGGTCATCGGTGAAATTGAACCGCCCCGCAACGTAGTAACCGCTTTGACGGTTGAAGATATCGTATTTGATGCTTGGCGAAAGCTCGTCTTTGCCTGGCTTGGGTGTCACGTTTTCCCAGGTGAAGTAGTTGATGTCCTGATCAGGCCCGGCGTATTCGCGGTGTTTGTTTTCATATTCCAGGTAGTTGTAACCAACGATGAGCTCGTGGGCCTGTCCAAACAGCTGGAAAGGCCCTTGCAGGGAAATGTCTGCACCTTTCTGGTATTGATCTGCTGAAGCCACACCAGCGCTGATGGTCGTCGAGCCATCAGGTTGCAGGTACGAGGTGTTGGTTCTGGTCGAAACGTAGGAAGAGAACGTGTTGCGATCAACGTCCATGTAAAGGGTCGATACTTTCAGCTGCCAGTCGTTGGCCAGTTGCTGCTCGAGCGTCATGGTGTAGTTGGTGGTTTCGTAGTCATCGTAACCCCAGCGAGCGTCAGAGCTTTTCGAACGGGAAAAGTGGGTGGGCTGGCCGTTGGTGAAAATTAGCGGAACACCCGACGCTCCGTTGACTTTGTATGTTTGCCGGTCAATGCCGAATCGAATCAGGGTGGTATCGGTCAGGTCAGCTTCCAGGGCGCCATACAGGATGCTGCGGTCCTGGGTGTACCAATCCATGAAGGTATGGTTGTTCTGCTGCGCGGCGACAAAACGTCCACGCACGTTGCCCTCTTCGGTCAGGGGGCCGGAAACATCGGCTTCGGCGCGGTAGTAATCCCAGGAGCCGGCGCCGCCCTGGATGTAGGACTTGAACTCTCGCGTCGGGCGCTTGCGGATCAGGTTCACCACCGCACTGGGGTCACCGGCACCGCTCATCAGGCCCGTTGCACCGCGGACAATTTCCACTCGGTCATACAGGGCCACATCCAGCAAGGTGCTGGGCATGTTGCGAGTCTGGTTGTCCTGAAACGTGGTAACACCATCGAACTGGTAAGTGTTGATCGCACTGCCACGCGAATAGATGTTAAAGCGCTCGCCGCCGTCCTGGGACATGGTGATGCCCGGCGTCTGATTGAGCACATCGGTCATGCTCGCCAAGTGCTGGTCGTCCATGCGCTGGCGCGTGATGACGGTAATCGTTTGTGGCGTCTCGCGGATCGACAGGTTCATCTTGGTCGCCGTGCTGGTCGACCCGGTCGTATAGGACCCGGTCCCCTCAGTGATAGCCCCCAGCCCCATGGCATTGATGCTGGTCGCGCCCAGTTCGAGCGCGCCGTCCGTCGAGCGCGGCAGCAGCACGTAATTGCCATTGCTCGCGGCCATCACTTGCAGCTCGCTCCCCGCCAGCAACCGAGCAAAGCCCTGCTCGACACTGTACGTCCCCTGCAACCCCTGGCTGCGCTTGCCCTGGGTCAGGTCGGCGTCGAACGACAACACCACCCCGGCATCACTGGCAAAACGGCTGAGCACCGCGCCCAGCGGCCCGGCTGCGATGGCATAGCTGCGAGCGGCTTCGGCGGCACTGGCCTGCCCGGCGCTGGTCAGTGGATGAACTACCCCAGCCTGCAGCAGCAAGGCGGCACTGAGCATGGCAACGACAAGGGGTTTTCTGGGGTAGCTGTGGCGGGTAACACGGGGGTGCATGGGGGGCTCCTTCAAATGCCTGTGTTGGCGGTTTGCAGGAGGGGTCGTGTGAAACCGGAAAACCGACAATGCAAACGAGAAATATTTTTAAAGATTCAACGGCCACACGCAGTCCCGCTTTTGTGGGAGCGGCCTTGTGTCGCGAAAGGGCCGCTCCCACAACGACCGCGTATAGCGCGTCAACTTATTGGCCGCACCCGCACCCAGAACCGCGTGCGGGTTTCGATCCGCACGGGCAGCGCCTGGGCGATGGCCTCCAGCGCCCGCGCCGTATCGTCCAGCGGGAAGGCCCCGGACAGGCGCAAGTGCGCAACCTCCTTCGAACACTCGATGAAACCCGGGCGATAGCGCTGCAACTCATCCAGCACCCGGCCCAGCGGCCAGTTGTCGATCACCAACCGGCCATTCACCCACTCGTCCCTGTTGGGGTCGAGCGCCTGTGGCGCGGGCAATGGCCCGGCCCCGAAACGCAGGCTCATGCCCGCCTCAACCCGCAACGGCTCGGCATCTGCCCGGTTGCGCACGGCAACGGCGTGTTCCAGCACATCCAGTTCGGTGTGCCCGTCAAGTTGGCGCACCACAAAACGCGTACCCAACGCGCGCATCTCGCCCTGCTGGCTGCGCACGCTAAGTGGCCGTGCGTCCTTGGCCGTGGTCACCATGATCTCGCCTGCGCGCAGGATGATCAGCCGTTGCTGGTGGTCATAGCGAATGTCCACGGCACTGGCCGTGTTCAGCGTGAGCTGGGTGCCATCCTCCAGCCGCAGCTGGCGCCGCTCACCCGTGGCGGTACGCACATCAGCCAGCCAAAGCGGCGTCTGACGGTAGCCAGTCCAGGCCAGGCCCGAGACACCAAGGCCAAGCACCAGCCCCTTGAGCACAGTGCGCCTGCCTGCCAGCGGCGGCTCCACCGCCAACGTCCGTTGTGCCACGGTCGCCGGCACGTTGCGCAACTCGGCGTGAAACGCCTCCAGCCGCTGCCACGCCCACTGGTGCACCGGGTCGCCTTGGTGCCAGGCCTGCCAACGCTGATACAGCGCCGGGTAGTCCGCCCCGGCACTCAAGCGGGCATGCCACTGCGCCGCATCGCGCAGCGCCTGGCGTTGCTGCGCCGGGCTCACAGTTCGGCATCCAGCGCGAACAGCAGGCATTGCTCGGTGGCCTTGGCGATGTATTTGGTCACCGAACTGACAGACACGCCAAGGCGTTCGGCAATTTCGGCATAGCTCAAGCCTTCGAGGTGGGAAAGAAACAGCGCCTGGCGCACCTTGTGGTTCAGGCCATCGAGCATGGCATCAAGTTGCAGCAACGTTTCCAGCAGCACGACCCGGTGCTCCGGGGACGCCTCCACCAGCTCCGGCTCCAGAGCCATGGCTTCCAGATAGGCTTGCTCCAGCGAGCGCCTGCGCAAATGGTCGACCATCACTCGCTTGGCCACTGTCGCCAGAAAATTGCGCGGCTCGCGCAACGGGTGGGCCACCGTGCTGGCAATCAGGCGCACGAAGGTGTCCTGGGCCAGGTCCGCCGCCCGCTCCCGGTCACCCAGGCGCCGGCGCAG includes the following:
- the fecR_24 gene encoding Protein FecR (*Name fecR_24), encoding MSPAQQRQALRDAAQWHARLSAGADYPALYQRWQAWHQGDPVHQWAWQRLEAFHAELRNVPATVAQRTLAVEPPLAGRRTVLKGLVLGLGVSGLAWTGYRQTPLWLADVRTATGERRQLRLEDGTQLTLNTASAVDIRYDHQQRLIILRAGEIMVTTAKDARPLSVRSQQGEMRALGTRFVVRQLDGHTELDVLEHAVAVRNRADAEPLRVEAGMSLRFGAGPLPAPQALDPNRDEWVNGRLVIDNWPLGRVLDELQRYRPGFIECSKEVAHLRLSGAFPLDDTARALEAIAQALPVRIETRTRFWVRVRPIS
- the pupA_7 gene encoding Ferric-pseudobactin 358 receptor (*Name pupA_7), yielding MHPRVTRHSYPRKPLVVAMLSAALLLQAGVVHPLTSAGQASAAEAARSYAIAAGPLGAVLSRFASDAGVVLSFDADLTQGKRSQGLQGTYSVEQGFARLLAGSELQVMAASNGNYVLLPRSTDGALELGATSINAMGLGAITEGTGSYTTGSTSTATKMNLSIRETPQTITVITRQRMDDQHLASMTDVLNQTPGITMSQDGGERFNIYSRGSAINTYQFDGVTTFQDNQTRNMPSTLLDVALYDRVEIVRGATGLMSGAGDPSAVVNLIRKRPTREFKSYIQGGAGSWDYYRAEADVSGPLTEEGNVRGRFVAAQQNNHTFMDWYTQDRSILYGALEADLTDTTLIRFGIDRQTYKVNGASGVPLIFTNGQPTHFSRSKSSDARWGYDDYETTNYTMTLEQQLANDWQLKVSTLYMDVDRNTFSSYVSTRTNTSYLQPDGSTTISAGVASADQYQKGADISLQGPFQLFGQAHELIVGYNYLEYENKHREYAGPDQDINYFTWENVTPKPGKDELSPSIKYDIFNRQSGYYVAGRFNFTDDLHLILGARASDYRFDYSLGIIDSPNAPSTYNMKEHGVVTPYAGLVYDLTDEQSVYVSYTDIFKPQSNIDASGKPLDPEVGKNYEMGWKGEFLNGRLNANVAVYLVQRDNFAEETTERAPNGGNAYKAVDGAETKGVDLELSGEVLPGWNVFAGYSHSRTEDAAGNRLTTQLPMDTFRFWNTYRLPGDWERLTMGGGVNWNSKSTLQYARYNSHVTQDDYFVTSLMARYKINDNLAATLNVNNLFDKKYYAGMAGSYGHYGAPRNATVTLRYDF
- the fecI_25 gene encoding putative RNA polymerase sigma factor FecI (*Name fecI_25) codes for the protein MYKVPPAPHDDMHCLYRDHSGWLQGWLRRRLGDRERAADLAQDTFVRLIASTVAHPLREPRNFLATVAKRVMVDHLRRRSLEQAYLEAMALEPELVEASPEHRVVLLETLLQLDAMLDGLNHKVRQALFLSHLEGLSYAEIAERLGVSVSSVTKYIAKATEQCLLFALDAEL